In a single window of the Pseudoxanthomonas sp. F37 genome:
- a CDS encoding serine/threonine-protein kinase — protein sequence MTSQPYDELAPTESLATRLQDAPTAADGTLAPGACLGRYRIEGLLGRGGMGEVYRATQLEPVRREVALKLMRAQRLQARHLAWFEVERQVLAQMRHPAIAQIYDAGTTAEGYPFFAMELIEGSPITHYCREQRLSLDERVALFIRVCEGVQHAHHKGVVHRDLKPGNLLVDTLDGRPAPKIIDFGIAMAASLAGDAALERAGTPEYMSPEQALGDARQVDTRSDVYSLGVVLCELVSGVRPEAVGETWSAETPTAVAPSSRLAALPAEQARQVAQERGLSLPRMRERLRGDLDWIVLKAMQHDRDARYGSVAALADDLQRHLDGRAVAAVPPSRAYVWRKFLRRHRAAAVAAGVALAALLGGLGLSLYGLQQARTQRALAEARSAELEKVAAFQQSMLEGIDIETMGVGLAEGLTAQVAERDPAAADAFGATLAKASTGDLARDLVDRQLLANAEAAIARDFADQPDVAVGLRESVARVYTAIGLYDKAAEQFGRVAEYRAAHLGDGAPETLRARNEQVQALLEGAHIDQAEAVLEKALPRAFALPANDRVRVKLELAQAQMISARGDRPRAKGVVEAVRARLLEVAGARDPATLEATNNLAAVQRNLGELPEARANMEQVVAGRTAVLGPDHEETLSAMGNLAVLRIMNREKDAAIAMQRDLTARYVRKLGSEHPVTLQARSTLATMMVDAGDAGAALPLLKEALAARERVLGRDHPQTVRTRLNLATAYARLEDYAAALPLEEQVITVRSRLQGPSHPDTLSILVNHAGTLLNAKQPEAALRLLADVQPLALKVLGERHPQAQMTMVIRAEALRVSGRTREALDEYRRLFELRRGVLGETHVETRTAAWNLIDTSRELGLTAQADALQRQYIAPLLTADPSTLADADAEFVRRYREGRRPGKQG from the coding sequence ATGACATCGCAGCCTTACGACGAACTCGCACCCACCGAGAGCCTGGCCACGCGCCTGCAGGATGCGCCGACGGCGGCCGACGGCACGCTGGCGCCCGGTGCGTGCCTGGGGCGCTACCGCATCGAGGGCCTGCTGGGCCGCGGTGGCATGGGCGAGGTGTACCGTGCCACGCAACTGGAACCGGTGCGCCGGGAGGTGGCCCTGAAGCTGATGCGCGCGCAGCGCCTGCAGGCCCGCCACCTGGCCTGGTTCGAAGTGGAACGGCAGGTGCTGGCGCAGATGCGCCATCCGGCCATCGCCCAGATCTACGATGCCGGCACCACCGCCGAAGGGTATCCGTTCTTCGCGATGGAGCTGATCGAGGGCAGCCCGATCACGCACTATTGCCGGGAGCAACGGCTGTCGCTGGACGAACGCGTGGCGTTGTTCATCCGCGTGTGCGAGGGCGTGCAGCACGCGCACCACAAGGGCGTGGTCCACCGCGACCTCAAGCCCGGCAACCTGCTGGTGGACACGCTCGATGGCCGGCCCGCGCCGAAGATCATCGATTTCGGCATCGCGATGGCCGCATCGCTGGCCGGCGACGCCGCACTGGAGCGTGCCGGCACGCCCGAGTACATGAGCCCCGAGCAGGCGCTCGGCGACGCCCGCCAGGTGGACACGCGCAGCGACGTGTACTCGCTGGGCGTGGTGTTGTGCGAACTGGTCAGCGGCGTGCGCCCCGAAGCCGTGGGCGAGACCTGGTCGGCGGAGACGCCGACCGCCGTCGCACCGTCCTCGCGGCTGGCGGCGCTGCCGGCCGAGCAGGCGCGCCAGGTGGCGCAGGAGCGCGGCCTGTCGCTGCCGCGCATGCGCGAGCGCCTGCGCGGCGATCTGGACTGGATCGTGCTGAAGGCCATGCAGCACGACCGCGACGCCCGCTACGGGTCCGTCGCGGCGCTGGCCGACGACCTGCAGCGCCATCTCGATGGCCGCGCGGTGGCCGCTGTTCCGCCGAGCCGTGCCTACGTGTGGCGCAAGTTCCTGCGCCGCCACCGCGCCGCGGCCGTCGCCGCGGGCGTTGCGCTGGCGGCGTTGCTGGGCGGTCTGGGCCTGTCCCTGTACGGCCTGCAGCAGGCGCGCACGCAACGCGCCCTGGCCGAGGCGCGCAGCGCGGAACTGGAGAAGGTGGCCGCCTTCCAGCAGTCGATGCTGGAGGGGATCGACATCGAGACCATGGGCGTGGGCCTGGCCGAGGGCCTGACGGCGCAGGTGGCCGAACGCGACCCGGCCGCCGCCGACGCGTTCGGCGCCACCCTGGCCAAGGCCAGCACCGGCGACCTGGCGCGCGACCTGGTGGACCGCCAACTGCTCGCCAACGCGGAAGCGGCCATCGCCCGCGATTTCGCCGACCAGCCCGACGTGGCCGTGGGCCTGCGCGAGTCGGTGGCGCGTGTCTACACCGCGATCGGTCTGTACGACAAGGCCGCAGAACAGTTCGGCCGGGTGGCCGAGTACCGCGCCGCGCACCTCGGCGACGGCGCACCGGAGACGCTGCGCGCGCGCAACGAGCAGGTGCAGGCGCTGCTGGAGGGGGCGCACATCGACCAGGCGGAGGCCGTGCTGGAGAAGGCGCTGCCGCGCGCATTCGCCCTGCCTGCCAACGACCGCGTGCGGGTGAAGCTGGAGCTCGCGCAGGCCCAGATGATCTCCGCCCGCGGTGACCGGCCACGTGCGAAAGGCGTCGTCGAGGCGGTCCGTGCCCGACTGCTCGAGGTCGCCGGCGCGCGGGACCCGGCCACCCTGGAGGCCACCAACAACCTGGCCGCCGTACAGCGCAACCTGGGCGAACTGCCGGAGGCACGCGCGAACATGGAGCAGGTGGTCGCCGGCCGCACCGCGGTGCTCGGCCCCGACCACGAGGAGACGCTGTCGGCGATGGGCAACCTGGCCGTGCTGCGCATCATGAACCGCGAGAAGGACGCCGCCATCGCCATGCAGCGCGACCTGACCGCGCGCTACGTGCGCAAGCTGGGCAGCGAGCATCCGGTCACGCTGCAGGCACGCAGCACGCTGGCGACCATGATGGTGGACGCGGGCGACGCAGGCGCCGCGCTGCCGCTGCTCAAGGAAGCGCTGGCCGCGCGCGAGCGCGTCCTGGGCCGCGACCATCCGCAGACCGTGCGCACGCGCCTGAACCTGGCCACGGCCTACGCCCGCCTGGAGGACTACGCGGCCGCGCTGCCGCTGGAGGAGCAGGTCATCACCGTGCGCAGCCGGCTGCAGGGCCCGTCGCATCCGGACACGCTGTCGATCCTGGTCAATCATGCCGGCACGCTGCTCAATGCGAAGCAGCCGGAGGCCGCGCTGCGCCTGCTTGCGGACGTGCAGCCGCTGGCGTTGAAGGTGTTGGGGGAAAGGCACCCGCAGGCGCAGATGACCATGGTGATCCGTGCCGAGGCCCTGCGCGTATCGGGACGCACGCGCGAGGCGCTGGACGAGTACCGCCGCCTGTTCGAACTGCGGCGCGGCGTGCTGGGCGAGACGCACGTGGAAACGCGTACCGCGGCATGGAACCTGATCGACACCAGCCGCGAACTGGGCCTGACCGCGCAGGCCGACGCGCTGCAGCGGCAGTACATCGCCCCCCTGCTGACGGCCGATCCGTCCACGCTGGCCGATGCGGACGCCGAATTCGTCAGGCGCTATCGGGAGGGCAGGCGGCCGGGCAAACAGGGCTGA
- a CDS encoding GGDEF domain-containing protein produces MSRDPHDPPTTQRTILSDGPRPASPRSACVVVIHGEGLGRRADIDTARVRVGRSQEADLHIPHNSVSRLHCELWRDGDTYWVRDLGATNTTRLNDVPVAQSALADGDHLTLGESILKFISHSSVEARYHEEIYQLATHDALTEMYNRRHFIETVEKEIARAMRHQRALTMCIIDVDLFKPINDRYGHISGDHVLKQIAGLVRRHVRNDDAAARIGGEEFAVLLPECGPEAAYGFAERLREAVETVVFRPGGEPQRITVSIGIAALTPERDTVSRMMAAADAALYRAKSEGRNRVCIEH; encoded by the coding sequence ATGTCCCGGGACCCCCACGATCCACCCACCACGCAACGGACCATCCTGAGCGACGGCCCGCGTCCGGCCTCGCCGCGCTCGGCCTGCGTGGTGGTGATCCACGGCGAAGGCCTGGGCCGGCGCGCGGACATCGACACCGCCCGGGTGCGCGTGGGCCGTTCGCAGGAAGCCGACCTGCACATTCCGCACAACAGCGTCTCGCGCCTGCACTGCGAACTCTGGCGCGATGGCGACACCTACTGGGTGCGCGACCTCGGCGCCACCAACACCACCCGCCTGAACGACGTGCCGGTGGCGCAGTCGGCGCTGGCCGACGGCGACCATCTGACGCTGGGCGAGAGCATCCTGAAGTTCATCAGCCACAGCAGCGTGGAAGCCCGGTACCACGAAGAGATCTACCAGCTCGCCACCCACGACGCGCTGACCGAGATGTACAACCGCCGCCATTTCATCGAGACGGTGGAGAAGGAGATCGCGCGCGCCATGCGCCACCAGCGCGCGCTGACCATGTGCATCATCGACGTGGACCTGTTCAAGCCCATCAACGACCGCTACGGCCATATCTCCGGCGACCACGTGCTGAAGCAGATCGCCGGGCTGGTGCGCCGGCACGTGCGCAACGACGACGCCGCGGCGCGCATCGGCGGCGAGGAATTCGCCGTGCTGCTGCCCGAATGCGGGCCCGAGGCCGCCTACGGCTTCGCCGAGCGCCTGCGCGAGGCGGTGGAGACGGTGGTGTTCCGGCCCGGCGGCGAGCCCCAGCGGATCACGGTCAGCATCGGCATCGCCGCACTGACCCCCGAGCGCGACACCGTCAGCCGGATGATGGCCGCGGCGGACGCCGCCCTGTACCGCGCCAAGAGCGAAGGCCGCAACCGGGTGTGCATCGAGCACTGA
- a CDS encoding DedA family protein/thiosulfate sulfurtransferase GlpE, with the protein MQELVDRYGALLVFANVLALSLGLPVPAMPTLILVGAGLALQPEAMGLPLLGVLAVSVAASLIGDSVWFYAGRRYGNRTLQSLCRLSLSRDTCMKRTERFYGRFGIRVLSVAKFIPGLSMVSVPLAGAMQARLPLFLRYDGLGAALWAALGLGLGVVFARQVETVIDALSQLGTGAGVVIGVLLTAYVGWRWWRRRTLLRSLEGARIDPPELEALVRAGRPPVVFDIRAPGLRDVDPYVIPGAVFADERQLDGIVATYPREGKIVIYCACPDEVSAAWMAARLREAGFRDVLPLRGGIDAWRGAGYGVERIGG; encoded by the coding sequence ATGCAGGAACTGGTCGACCGTTACGGCGCGCTGCTGGTGTTCGCCAATGTGCTGGCGTTGTCGCTGGGCCTGCCCGTGCCCGCGATGCCCACCCTCATCCTGGTCGGTGCGGGGCTGGCCCTGCAACCGGAGGCGATGGGGCTGCCACTGCTGGGCGTGCTGGCGGTCTCGGTGGCCGCCAGCCTGATCGGCGACAGCGTCTGGTTCTACGCCGGCCGCCGCTATGGCAACCGCACGCTGCAGTCGCTGTGCCGGCTTTCGCTGTCGCGCGACACCTGCATGAAGCGCACCGAACGCTTCTACGGCCGCTTCGGCATCCGCGTCCTGTCGGTGGCGAAGTTCATTCCCGGCCTGTCCATGGTGTCCGTGCCGCTGGCCGGCGCCATGCAGGCGAGGCTGCCCCTGTTCCTGCGTTACGACGGCCTGGGCGCGGCCCTGTGGGCCGCGCTGGGGCTCGGATTGGGAGTCGTGTTCGCCCGCCAGGTGGAAACCGTCATCGACGCGCTGTCGCAGCTGGGCACCGGCGCGGGGGTGGTCATCGGGGTGCTGCTCACGGCTTACGTGGGCTGGCGCTGGTGGCGCCGGCGCACGCTGCTGAGGTCGCTGGAGGGGGCGCGGATCGATCCGCCCGAACTCGAAGCCCTGGTCCGGGCGGGCCGGCCGCCGGTGGTGTTCGACATCCGCGCCCCGGGTTTGCGCGACGTGGACCCGTACGTCATCCCGGGCGCGGTGTTCGCCGACGAGCGCCAGCTGGACGGGATCGTGGCCACGTATCCGCGCGAGGGCAAGATCGTCATCTACTGCGCCTGCCCGGACGAAGTATCGGCCGCCTGGATGGCGGCCAGGCTGCGCGAGGCCGGCTTCCGCGACGTGCTGCCGCTGCGGGGCGGCATCGATGCGTGGCGGGGCGCCGGCTACGGGGTGGAACGGATCGGCGGCTGA
- a CDS encoding pectinacetylesterase family protein codes for MVAPVRPARLPHALSTAALAIAIAAPLKAEEGDYSFWQTLVNLVSPPKADNKVTAAQRTGSYPLLSNPAGFSDGFQPGRYDAWQTIQLAPSTGAVCGDGSPFKFFVNRVADTRNTIVYMEGGGACWDYASCTGQTGVRGARNPNGIPDDYMSLLNPGASLVSPFVTRVSPFDAVKTQGWNMVYIPYCTGDIYSGDRVAVYDDPSGQNAPLVWHHNGVRNVRAVVSWLKDNLPRPTQMLSTGCSAGGAGSLTSYHPLRRDMAPTRGFLIDDSGPIFPTPKNGNPVDYPSQPLMALIRGAWGLDQPNGPLPYLASGLPQFDLDELGSLYPALSGKYANDRLGHTHFWKDLNYSSYSYERFYPDIANAPDQATRQARIHARWDIDTARLRERLNALDNVGGYFPQYRALNESHCTTIVDFKNADVQAQNLELKHFIDSVLDGQGKVLDASEQDDKADKAKPFNLLYWLVDQLLG; via the coding sequence ATGGTTGCACCCGTACGACCCGCACGCCTGCCGCATGCCCTCTCCACCGCAGCGCTCGCCATCGCCATCGCCGCGCCCCTCAAGGCCGAGGAAGGCGACTACAGCTTCTGGCAGACCCTGGTGAACCTGGTCTCGCCGCCCAAGGCCGACAACAAGGTCACCGCCGCGCAGCGCACCGGCAGTTATCCGCTGCTGTCCAACCCGGCCGGCTTCAGCGACGGCTTCCAGCCGGGCCGTTACGACGCCTGGCAGACCATCCAGCTGGCGCCCTCGACCGGCGCGGTCTGCGGCGACGGCTCGCCGTTCAAGTTCTTCGTCAACCGGGTGGCCGATACGCGCAACACCATCGTCTACATGGAGGGCGGCGGCGCCTGCTGGGACTATGCCAGTTGCACCGGCCAGACCGGCGTACGCGGCGCCCGCAATCCCAACGGCATTCCCGACGACTACATGAGCCTGCTGAACCCGGGCGCGAGCCTGGTCAGCCCCTTCGTCACCCGCGTCAGTCCGTTCGATGCGGTGAAGACGCAGGGCTGGAACATGGTCTACATCCCCTACTGCACCGGCGACATCTACAGCGGCGACCGCGTGGCCGTCTACGACGACCCGAGCGGTCAGAACGCGCCGCTGGTGTGGCACCACAACGGCGTGCGCAACGTGCGCGCGGTGGTGAGCTGGCTGAAGGACAACCTGCCACGGCCCACCCAGATGCTGTCCACCGGCTGCAGCGCCGGCGGCGCCGGCAGCCTGACCAGCTACCACCCGCTGCGCCGGGACATGGCGCCCACGCGCGGTTTCCTGATCGACGATTCGGGCCCGATCTTCCCCACGCCGAAGAACGGCAACCCGGTCGACTATCCCTCGCAACCGCTGATGGCCCTGATCCGCGGCGCCTGGGGGCTGGACCAGCCGAACGGCCCGCTGCCCTATCTCGCCAGCGGCCTGCCGCAGTTCGACCTGGACGAACTCGGCAGCCTGTATCCCGCGCTGTCCGGCAAGTACGCCAACGACCGCCTGGGTCATACGCACTTCTGGAAGGACCTCAACTATTCCTCGTATTCGTACGAGCGCTTCTACCCCGACATCGCCAACGCACCCGACCAGGCGACCAGGCAAGCCCGCATCCATGCGCGCTGGGACATCGACACCGCACGCCTGCGCGAGCGCCTGAACGCGCTGGACAACGTCGGCGGCTACTTCCCGCAGTATCGTGCGCTCAACGAAAGCCACTGCACCACCATCGTCGACTTCAAGAACGCCGACGTGCAGGCGCAGAACCTGGAGCTGAAGCACTTCATCGACAGCGTGCTCGACGGCCAGGGCAAGGTGCTGGACGCCAGCGAGCAGGACGACAAGGCCGACAAGGCCAAGCCGTTCAACCTGCTGTACTGGCTGGTGGACCAGTTGCTGGGGTGA
- a CDS encoding phosphatase PAP2 family protein gives MANGRRFIAGLFREHGRRLVLLFLCLLAPLWLFVELADEIHELEDFYFDDALLWQAHALSGPTLDRFFVVVSALGYQWGVVPADIALTLGLLAARRWREATFAGVSLGGSALLNMAAKQFFQRDRPALWESIAPEHTFSFPSGHAMGSATLAMVVVLLCWHTRLRWPAVVLAALFALSVGASRIYLGVHYPSDILGGWAAGIAWVSGVYLVLYRIRERPWQVR, from the coding sequence CTGGCGAACGGGCGGCGCTTCATCGCCGGCCTGTTCCGCGAACACGGCCGGCGCCTGGTCCTGCTGTTCCTGTGCCTGTTGGCGCCGCTGTGGCTGTTCGTCGAGCTGGCCGACGAAATCCACGAGCTGGAAGACTTCTACTTCGACGATGCGTTGCTCTGGCAGGCGCATGCGCTTTCCGGCCCGACCCTGGACCGCTTCTTCGTGGTGGTGTCGGCGCTCGGTTACCAGTGGGGCGTGGTTCCGGCCGACATCGCACTGACGCTGGGCCTGCTGGCCGCGCGCCGCTGGCGCGAAGCGACGTTCGCCGGCGTCTCGCTGGGCGGGTCCGCCCTGCTGAACATGGCGGCCAAGCAGTTCTTCCAGCGCGACAGGCCGGCGCTCTGGGAGTCCATCGCGCCCGAGCACACCTTCAGTTTTCCCAGCGGCCACGCGATGGGCTCGGCGACGCTGGCGATGGTGGTGGTGCTGCTGTGCTGGCACACGCGCCTGCGCTGGCCGGCCGTCGTGCTGGCCGCGCTGTTCGCGCTGAGCGTCGGGGCCTCGCGCATCTACCTGGGCGTGCACTATCCCTCCGACATCCTCGGCGGCTGGGCGGCGGGCATCGCGTGGGTGTCCGGCGTCTACCTGGTGCTGTACCGCATCCGCGAACGGCCATGGCAGGTGCGGTGA